DNA sequence from the Natrinema sp. DC36 genome:
GCCGAGCGAGCGTCATCGTCCGCCGTTCCGACCACTCGAGAATGTCGAACCGAGACCGACGTAACCTTCGAATGACGGGGCCTGCGTGTTTCACCTCCTGACCGAGGTGAAACGCTACGAGACTGCCAACGGACTTCCCCATCGCGCTTACGCCCATGATGAATCCAAGCTGGGTCCAGGGGGGTAGCCCGAGATCGAGCGGTGCCGCAAGCACAACCTCGCTCGGGCCGGGAAGCGCGAACGCAATCAAAAATGAGTAGACGAAAATGATCCCCAATCCAGGCCAGCCCGTCGCACTATCAATGGCAACGTGACCGTACTCCATTAGTACTGCTGTAACCTCACTCAATGAGATGTAGAGGGGGCGTGGGTTCGAAGAAAATCGGTTCACAACGGTGAGTGCCGGATACAT
Encoded proteins:
- a CDS encoding VTT domain-containing protein; its protein translation is MEYGHVAIDSATGWPGLGIIFVYSFLIAFALPGPSEVVLAAPLDLGLPPWTQLGFIMGVSAMGKSVGSLVAFHLGQEVKHAGPVIRRLRRSRFDILEWSERRTMTLARQYGYGGLALALCVPFFPDTLSIYTFSILEEDYLKFAVATFVGSLGRLVVTIGFFGGVITLF